cagagcaactaggcctgGCACCAGGACTTccgagcctatgctctagagcccacaagccacaccTTCTGAGCCTGCttcctgcaactactgaagcccgtgcacgtagagcctgtgctccacaacaagagaagccactgcaatgagaagcctgtgcactgcaaccgagaatggcccccactcaccacaactagataAAGTccatgcaaagcaacaaagacccagatcagccaaaactaaataaataaaataaataattttctaaaaagtatactatcaggaaagtaaaaagataacccacagaatgggaaaagatatGTACAAATCATGTATTCAAGGGATTTGTATTCAGAGTATATaaaaactcctacaactcaataataaaaaggcaaatatcccaattaaaaatgggcaaaggatttgaatagacatttctcctagTAATATATACTAGTGGCCAGTAAACTCATGgagagatgctcaatatcattaaccatcagagaaatgtaaatccaaaccacaataagatatcactcaCCTCTGCTAAAATGGCTACAGtcaaaaagtcagaaaataaagtGTTGCCAAGGATATGGGAAAATTGTAACCCTTACACACTGCTGGTAAGTATACAGCAGTATACACACTGCAGGTAAAATGGTCAGCCAGTTTAGAAAATAATATGGCTGTCCCTGAAACAATTAAGCATAGAGTTACTGTATGACACAGCAATTCAATTGCTAGATATCTACCCTAGAGAAAtaagaacattcagttcagttcagtcactcagtcgtgtccaactctttgcgaccccatgagtcgcagcacgccaggcctccctgtccatcaccaactcccggagtccactcaaactcacgtccattgagtcggtgatgccatccagccatctcatcctctatcatccccttctcctcctgcccccaatccctcccagtatcagagtcttttccaatgagtcaacccttcgcatgaggtggacattATGTCCTCACAAAACTTGTACATAAATCTACATAGCAACATTATCCATAACAAGCAAAAGATGAAAAcagcccaaatatccatcaatggactaatggataaacaaaatgttcatatccatacaacagaatattgttcagccataaaaggaaattaatacaTGGTACACAATGGATTAACCTTGAAaacatatgctaagtgaaaaaagccaataaCAAAAGACCACATTTTATGAgtccatttttatgaaatgtccaggaaaaggaaatctatagagacagaaagtagattaatgtTTATTTAGGGCTGAAGGGATAGAGGCATGGGGGCAGGATCATAGCTAAGGTATGGTATTTCTCTTTGATGTGAAAATGTACACTAAAAACTATTGACTTGTACACTTAAggtgggtgaattttatggtgtgtgaattatatctcaataaaactgttttaaaagaagTAACGTCTATTCTGGGATAATGAGTAGGAGCTTTAAGGAAATAATGGGAATCCATTTAGcagtgttgctgctgttgttgttagtatttattaaataccaaCTGTTGTAGAGTAGAGATTAGGAGTGAGGGCTTTGACCTTAGGCAGGTGTTCCATTTaatagctgggtgaccttggccgAAACACATAATCTCTTTAAGCCTTGCTTCCTTTTCTGTTAAATAGTAGGTTAATAGCATAATATCTGGAAAAGGACTCAGAATTCATAAAAGGGAAGGACTTTGTGTAAGTACAAGAAACTATTTTGACATGCAAGGATACATGTTACAATGCAAGGATGATAGAATGACTTAttaggagaaatttttaaaaagtaattattccGTAAACAATCAGATAGCAAGAGGTCTGATGAGATATCAAGATATCACTTTGAAAGACACAGTCACTCCCTTTAGTGAGCTGAAGGGCTTTATGTTGGTATTTGTgggtatgtgctaagttgcttcagtcgtgtccaactctttgcgataccatCGGCTGTAGcctatcaagctcctctgtccaagggattctccaggcaagaatactggaatgggctgccatttccttctccaggggatcttcctgacccagggatcgaacctgggtctcttacgtctcctgcactggcaagcaggttctttaccactagcgccacctgtatATATTATACTTAACCTCCTGTCCTTCATTTTTCTTGTAATAATGCATGGTGAACATGCAGTACATATGGAGCTACCTCATCCTtgtaaatggattctttacctataGTGTACTGAAAATATTAAGGGGGTGTTTAAGCAAAATATTTGAATGGACATTTCTCAAAGTAAGATGTTTGAATGACCaatagtacatgaaaagatgtcccaTACTCAAGTAAATTATCTAGCAAATGATGCAGCTGTATTTTTCTGAAGCTCTTGCAAACACTGGTGTCAAAATATCAAATGATTGATTTAGGATACCATTATGTGCAAAAGGTTCCCCCCCCCCTCAAAACTTTCCTATAGAGGGAACAGACCAGCTTTCCTCCTAGCTTTTGGCTTTTCCCTTTATAGAGGCAGTAACGATTGTATATGTAGAGGATCTGGGGCTGacttacaaacacacacacacacactcctgtcaATTTCTCAGTGAAAAATTTTGCAGAATATTTTTCCTGTTATTAGCATCTTGATAAACCCATGGTTTTtgctcctctatttctttaattttgtgtgtcacAGTAGCTATGTCTTACTGTAACTTCAGAGTTCCTCATAGATTTTTTACTTGTAGTTTCTTAGGTGATGTTCTTTTCATTCAGTTAATTAGTATTCATTCAAAGTCCTATGTATTAAAGTAAAAATTAGAATTACAAATTTCATATTTATAGTATACAGTATTATAATGCATTATCTGCTTTAACTTGGaataataaatcaaaatttgTGGTGTTAGGAAAGGCTTACCATTCACATTAAGATTTGTTGTACAGAGAAAAGTGTTACTGGGAGAGTCAATCTGCCTTGAGTCCTGAGCATCCTTGTACATTCTTAAGGCCCTGACCACTCTTTATGCAAGCAGGCCATTTCTCAGAGTTTGTTTGCAGCAAGCAACTTTGAGGCATGAGGTaatgtcttttcctttctgtggACACAGCAGGCTTGCTTTTGCTTACTATGAAAGCAGTGAGTTCTCCAAACTATGGGCATCTTTCCTAGAACACGGTGCATTGCATGTTCCGTCATCCATGACGGGCTGTGTCAGCTTATGGGACTTGATCATGGGGAACTGATACAAACCAAAATGAAGCCAAGGCTACTGCTTTTACCATGGGTAATAATGTCCTTAGGACTGGGATTCTAGTGCCATTTGCCATAGCAAAAGCAGGTTAAACAGTAGCAGGTTAATATTAACTTGTTAATTTGTAGATAGGGTAAAATCTCTTATTGCACCCCTCTTGACAGGTGTTTCCAGATATTATTCTCTAAATCAATTATACTGGGGCAATATTTccggtcttcccaggtggctcagtggtaaagaatccacctgccaatgcaggagacctgggttcaatccctgggttgggaagatctcctggagaagggaatggctatctactccagtattcttgcctggagaattccatggacagaggagcctggctggctacagtccatggggttgcaaaagagtgacAACAGCATTTCCCACTAGGGTAACTTTTGCCATATCTATGTACCATCTTGGCTATTAACATAGTATTCTACTTCATGTTTGTCTTCAAACTGACTCACttatttaatttgaatattttttgaaaaggaaatttgggtacttttttgaaaaggaaacttTATAGCTTTCCCTTAATCTAAACTATCATTGTTTGCCTTAAAGATTTATTAATATACattcaaataaatacatgaatatgtgtgtgcatgctaagttgcttcagtagtgtccaactctttgtgaccccatggactccagcccaccaggctcctctgaccatggtattctccaggcaagaatactgggctgggttgacattctctcctccaggatcttcccaacccaggaattgaacccacatctcttatgtctcctgcattggcaagcaggttctttatcactaatgccacttgggaagccccaaatacatGGATATTAcaacttaaaatatttgtgtattatCTGAAATCATCTCCAGTAGGCCCTTCTACCTTAATCCCAAGTTATCTGATTACCTCCAGAGTAGTCATTGCTGGGACAAAGACTATCACAACCAATGTTTTTAGTTAGTGACTTTTGAAATcttacatttttcctttaaaaagttccCATCAAGCCCTTttgtgagggaaaaaaaggaataaaggaagtCTAGTGCTCTGACCTGCAATGGGACAGTTGTCCTCCAGGTATGCATGTCCAGGACAGCCTGGCCCTCAGCCTAGGAGAGTCGGTGCCTGCTGCAAGCTGGAGCAGAAAAACCAATGTCAGATCATCTTGGAGAGGGGTGTGCCTTGGGGGAGTCCTTCCATGTCCTGCCACAGTGCCACTCCTCAGTGCCATGGGGCTGGATTCAACCAGTCTTATAATGCTGGCAATTGAGTTCCTGGACCTTCACCTGCATCCATCAAGCTGCCATAACCTCAAAGAATGGTCTGAAGTGATTAACTGCTCCCCAAAAGAGCATCACACAGGAAAAATAACACACTGTTGGCGTAACTGTGATCCACAGATACACATATAGTTATGAAAATCTGGATGCAGATATAAATACACAGTAAGTCTTACACAGCACTTTTATACATTTCCAATAAAGAATGGGAATATCCCAAAATCTGACTTGAATCTCCCTTTAAAACTTACACAAGTCTAAGGGTGTCTTTTGAGTTGGTGAGGAGGCCGGCCACCAGTCTTTTGGGAGAGATCACTCACCCTAAGGAAACGAGGCTCAGGAAGATAAATCAATCTTTAGACTCAGAAGCAACCCTGACTAAAGCATAATGTCTGTTATTCAGACTTATTTTCTGGTCCCAACCCTAAACAGACCCATTGTGTCTGAGTCCTATACAGAAGAGGGGTTCTCTGATTAAAACCCCAAAGTTGCCAAGGTATCAGTAAGATATCACAGCCCAAGTAGCCCTGCATAAACGTCTATCTAAACTGAAGAGATGGGCATTTCCCCCACTTCTGTAGAGCTCAGACTGGAGAATCAAGCAGGTTCCAAAGAAATATGTTGGGCTTCACTGTTTGAGATTTCTAGCACATCAGCCGTGTTAGGGGGCTGAGAGGTACAGAATCTGAAGGAAGGGGCAGAAATATCCAGTACACGTGGTAGTATCAAGGGGAGGGGCATAGAAGGTTGGGCAGGCACaggaggagagaaaaacaaaggcGGTACCCACCTGACAGCTGTCTGGATTTTTCCTTAAGCACAGGTGAGAACTAACCTTCTCCCTCCAAAATACCTAAAACAAATCTCTTAAGGATTTCGCATCCTACATGGGCACATGGAAATAAAAGCCTATCAAATATAGCTCATGGTCAGTACCTTATTTGGTCCTCATGAGATCCCAGAAAGATCATTATTATCTCTATACTGCAAATGAGAaaagatataaattttatttttctagctaaGAGGTCTGGTGGTAATCTGGAGTTCACATTTACTTCTAAAATTCTGCTAATAAATATTGTGTCTCAATGCCTTTAGAAATATAACAACTACTGTTGGTTACTCCTTTTTTTGTTATAaaacttctattatttttaacaataaagtgTGTACATTCTAGgaataaggaaaaatacaaataaactgaataaaaaaaaatcactcataatCCTACCACAGattatattttttgtctttcatcCTTCACATATTCTTCTGTGTATATATGCAATATACAAATGTACCCTTCCCTTTCAAAAATACGATATTCACATATTAGTaactttttttacattttatatactgTTAGGAATCTCTTTTTGTACAAATGAGTAAAGCTCTCCTTTTGAAAGGCAAAGACTTGTAGATTGGTTTGAAATAAACAATGAGATGCATCTAAAACCACTAATAGCAACAAGTTAAAAGCAGAAAGATGGACAGAGATATACAggacaacaaaaaagaaagtaatgtcaacatgagaaaaaaacagaaatcaaggtAAACTACATTAAATAGGGGTAAGGATGGTTTCGATTAACCTTCCAACGCATCACTATAAGTTTGTTTCTGACTCTCCTTATCTCATCAATTTCATTCACATTTCTAAACATATCTTCCTTGCTTAAATGCCTGTtgtgtatatcttctttaaaTTCCTGGAGAGACTGAATCAGTCTTTCTCTAAAAGttccttctgttttttcctcctcctcttgcttTTCCTCAGGCTTTGGTACTTCTTCAAGTTTGGGTTCATTCTCATTTTCtggtttttcttcagttttttgacAGGGTTTCATCTTGtgtctccctttctttccctcttcctttcttttcttctacttatttttctttgaaaacaacTACTTCTAGGAAGCAAGAAGGATACGTCAGCCATCAGGGTTTCCCCTGAGCCTGTCGTTCTCACCTCCATTTTCCACCTCCTCACCTCCCTCGTCCCTCCCTCCAGCCTTTTCCAAGGTTCTTCTCAACCATTTCTCTCACACAAGGCAGAACGCAAGACCCTCCTAGAACAGAGTAAGCTGGGAGAAGAGGGGTGCGGGGGAAGAACATAGGGGCCCATGACCTCAGTCCCTCCTTTGCTCACCTCCACCCCAGGGGTCTTTATAATATTTCCTTCATCTTCCTGTACGGATCCGATCACTTTTCTTCCTGGCCTTTTCAGAGTAGCAGACCTGCAGACCAACGGGAAACGGGAGGGGAGGGGAtaagagtgggggtggggtgagcacTCGGCGGACTGATCAACTCCACGCACTTTTCCTGTTAAGGTTCTCGGTTATGGAAACTTTCCTGCCTTCTGTTTCCCTCATTTGTCTCCCTCTCCATAGTGCAAGTTAGCTCGAATTTTCCATCAGACAGGGAGTCGGAAAAGCAAATTTCCAAACTATCATTAAaactgggggttgggggtggggggaggggaggggttggGAAAGTGGTCTTAGGTGGCAAAGgatgattatttttaaactatcacAGGTCTCCTTGTCTTTCTTCCGGGACCCCTAGTCCCTTTCCCAAGGGTCATCATTTTCTGCAGACCTGAAGGTGGGAGGTGGAGAGATGGACTTTTTCAGGGCTCCCTTAAATCTCTGCTTCTAGGCCATCCCCACCCTAGAAATTCCCAGGCAGCATCTATTTTGCCACCAACCTGAAAAATTTCAGCCAGTAGactccttctccttccccaccGTTGGCCCCACCGGCTACTGCTGCTGAAGGAAGCTGGTACCCAGAAGGGAACAAGGACCAGACTAGCAGGACTTCTGCACACGTCGACTCCTGGTCACATGAGGTCTACGTCATCAGTGATCTCTGGTCCTCAATTTCCACTCCCAACAAAAGCGCGGCAGATGTGGGCTAGtcctctgctccctcccctctTGTACATTTTGCCCTGTCCATCTTTTTCGCCTATCCCAGAGGGGGGAAAtgttatttgcctttctctgattaCTAGGGAGGGGctgcattttttttctggagctaCTAAacttttctactttcttcaaGAATTTTTTCTTGCCTTCTGCTCCCAGGATTAAGAACACTAACCTACATCCATTGCCCCTGCCTCAGCTTCCATTTCATCTGCAATCTGCTCCTTGGCTGTTGTGGAACAGGCTTGGTTTGGCAgcgggttgttttttgtttttttgtttttttttttaaaaaagaagagctgAGTTGGGGAGGCCTGGGAcagaagtattatttttaatgtagttttAAACTTTACTGTTAATACTTTTCTATTGGGGTATAGCTTCAATCCTTTCTTTTATTATGCTAATGGCTCCCTTGCCCGACTCGCCAGCCTATAGAAACCTTCCATTTTATACAACCCCTGACAGCGCTCTGCTAGCTGCTAGGTGGGTTGCTGCCCTATTCATGAATTGTTGTATAAAGCGAATTAGTTCCTCACATTTATTCAGCcgaattttgttttttcagttactttttaaaaactatagaaAAGTATTAAGTAAAGTgaaaaactacatttaaaatagtGCCAAAATGTTTTGatgttaaaaagtaaagatatagttttaaataaataaataaataaataaaaagattatttttagacAAGGataattttggggggaggggagaggaagggacgggcttcccaggtggcccagtggtcaagaatctgcctgttatatatatggaatctagaaaagtggtactgaagaatttattttatagggcagcaatggagaaacagacatagagaagagacttatggacatggggagagggaaggagagggtgagatgtatggaaggagtaacatggaaacttacattaccatatagaTAGCCAATGTGAATTTGTTGtatggttcaggaaactcaaatgggctctgtatcaatctaaagagatgggattgggagggaaatgggagggagcttcaagagggaggggacatatgcataccctaggctgattcgtgttgaggtttgacagaaaataacaaaattctgaaaagcaattatccttcaattaaaaaaaaaaaaaatctgcctgccaatgcaggagatgcaagagaggtgggttcaatccctcagttggaaatggcaacccactctagtattcttgcctagaaaatcccatggacagaggaccctggtgggctacagtccatggatttgcataGAGTCTGGCATGAGCAGAGGAAGGGAGCAGCGAGGGTTTTATGAAGCAGATTACTTCTTTCTTTGGGGAATGGAGAGGGCCTATGTGACATTACCTTACTGTTGTTTGACCAGAAAATTCCAGGCTGGTTGATTTAAGATTACATTTCTGGGAAGAGGCTAAAACTGCAATTAGGTGGGATATTAAGTCTAAGTTTGGTATCATTGGCTTTAGCACAAGAGATGAAGTTTGGGGtctgtgttatttttttgtttttaaacaaattcatGTCTTTTATAGTTggaaaaaacaaagacagaatTACTTTAGTTAAGTTAGTATGTTTACAGTCCtgagaatagtgcctggcatatgatAAGTGCTTTAGAAGTGCaaactattattatatttatatttttaaaaataattatattaggatttcatttggggaaaaggattcaaaatgaaaaaaaatcatgtttgacTCCAGAGTCTTGGTGGTGAAaagttgttgttgaatcacgcgaatacaccgggattctggGCCcccggagaagaattcaatccggggccagagacgaggcttgatcgctcagagcttttgtgtaataaagttttattaaagtataaaggagatagagaaagcttctgacataggcatcagaagggggcagaaagagtacccgcttgctagtgttaacaatgaagttatataatccaaagaatatctggaggttgtaaagacctcatcagacctactcccataatttacattttaagataacactgtcctcaggcaagacacatccttgtaaagaccaggtctactcacataatttacattttaagataacagaaggttgaatccaaagactgtccttaggcaggatacattattgttatataatcataaggaatgtggagaaagaaaaaaagtttgtcctttcttcctccttgagaattccagactcctctctctttggggacccctagactccttatcaacctgcctaggaactgactctctcagtgGTGATATTTGCCAGGAAGTAATCAGTTTGCTCCTCTGGATGCTGTCTTCCCCAGGTACCAAAGAGCCGAAGAGCAAGAAGATATGCCAACCTGGAACCTTCACTTCTATCCTTCTAGACCATGTTCTAGATATCTAGGACCCTAGAGTATTCTGTCCAAAGGACCTGGAGAGGAAATGCAAGACTTGCTTATGCCTTTTCTTCAGGTCTATCCTCTTGAGAGTGAGCCCTATCCCCTGTGGGTTCACCTCAGGGTGAATACCTAAGAATGGATTTACAGGCTCAAAGGGAATGCATATTTAAGTGCTTAGCAATTGCCTAAGAACTAAACGCGggggcaggagggccaagagaagctactccacgttcaaggtcaggaggggctgctgtgaggagatacccctcgtccaaggtaaggagcagtggctgtgctttggtggagcagccatgaagagataccctacgttcaaagtaagagaaacccaagtaagatggtaggtgttgcaagagggcatcagagggcagacacaatgaaaccataatcacagaaaactagccacaTGGACCAcatgtggtccatggaccacagccttgtctaactcaatgaaactaagccatgctgtctggggccacccaagacgggcaggtcatggtggagaggtctgacagaatgtggtccactggagaagggaatggcaaaccacttcagtattcttgccttgagaaccccatgaacagtatgaaaaggcaaaatgataggatactgaaagaggaactccctgggttggtaggtgcccaatatgctactggagatcagtggagaaataactccagaaagaatgaagggatggagccaaagcaaaaacaatacccagttgtggatgtgactggtgatagaaccaaggtccgatgctgtaaagagcaatattgcataggaacctagaatgtcaggtctatgaatcaaggcaaattggaagtggtcaaacaggagatggcaagagtgaacgtcgacattctaagaatcagaaaactaaaatggattggaatgggtgaatttaactcagatgaccattatatctactactgtggggaggaatcccttaaaagaaatggagtagccatcatggtcaacaaaagagtccgaaatgcagtacttggatgcaatctcaaaaatgacagaatgatctctcttcatttccaaggcaaaccattcaatatcacagtaatccaagtctgtgcacCGACCAGTAACTctgcagaagctgaagttgaacgattctatgaagacctacaagatcttttagaactaacacccaaaaaaaaatgtccttttcattataggggactggaatgcaacagtaggaggtcaagaaacacctggagtaacaggcaaatttggccttggaatacggaatgaagcagggcaaaggctaatagagttttgccaagagaatgcactggtcatagcaaacaccctcttccaacaacacaagagaagactctacacatggacatcaccagatgctcaacactgaaatcagactgattatattctttgcagccaaagatggagaagttctatacagtcagcaaaaacaagaccgggagctgactgtggctcagatcatgaactccttattgccaaatttagacttaaattaaagaaagtggggaaaaccactagaccattcaggtatgacctaaatcaaatcctttatgattatacagtggaagtgacaaatagatttaagggactagatgtgatagacagagtgcctgatgaactatggacagaggttcatagcattgtacaggagacaggaatcaagaccatccccatggaaaagaaatgcaaaaaagcaaaaggctgtctggggaggccttacaaatagctgtgaaaagaagagaagcaaaaagcaaaggagaaaagaaaagatataagcatctgaatgtagaattccaaagaatagcaaggagagataagaaagccttcctcagcgatcaatgcaaagaaatagaggaaaacaatagaacgggaaagtctagatatctcttcaagaaaattagagataccaagggaatatttcatgcaaagatgggctcagtaaatgacagaaattttatggacctaacagaagcagaagatattaagaagaggtggcaagaatacacagcagaactgtacaaaaaagatcttcatgacccagataatcacgatggtgtggtcactcacctagagccagacatcctggaatgtgaagtcaagtgggccttaggaagcatcactacgaacaaagctagtggaggtgatggcattccagttgagctatttcaaatcctgaaggatgatgctgtgaaagtgctgcactcaatatgccagcaaatttggaaaactcagcaatggccataggactggaaaaggtcagttttcattccaatctcaaagaaaggcaatggcaaagaatgctcaaactaccgcacaattgcactcatctcacatgctagtaaaataatgctcaaaattctccaagccaggcttcagcaatacatgaactgtgaacttccagatgttcaaactggttttagaaaaggcagaggaaccagagatcaaattgccaatatccggtg
The nucleotide sequence above comes from Bos javanicus breed banteng chromosome X, ARS-OSU_banteng_1.0, whole genome shotgun sequence. Encoded proteins:
- the TCEAL9 gene encoding transcription elongation factor A protein-like 9; this translates as MKPCQKTEEKPENENEPKLEEVPKPEEKQEEEEKTEGTFRERLIQSLQEFKEDIHNRHLSKEDMFRNVNEIDEIRRVRNKLIVMRWKVNRNHPYPYLM